The following are encoded together in the Mesoplodon densirostris isolate mMesDen1 chromosome 2, mMesDen1 primary haplotype, whole genome shotgun sequence genome:
- the CDK18 gene encoding cyclin-dependent kinase 18 isoform X1, producing MRDISKRLSLPMDIRLPQEFLQKLQLESPDLPKPLTRMSRRASLSDIGFGKLETYVKLDKLGEGTYATVFKGRSKLTENLVALKEIRLEHEEGAPCTAIREVSLLRNLKHANIVTLHDLIHTERSLTLVFEYLDSDLKQYLDHCGNLMSMHNVKIFMFQLLRGLAYCHRRKILHRDLKPQNLLINERGELKLADFGLARAKSVPTKTYSNEVVTLWYRPPDVLLGSTEYSTPIDMWGVGCIHYEMATGRPLFPGSTVKEELHLIFRLLGTPTEETWPGVMALSEFRAYNFPRYLPQPLISHAPRLDSDGTNLLTGLLLYESKNRVSAEAALRHPYFRSLGERVHQLEDRDPAPEGPRLPGPGLSAARAREEPAAEHLLSYAHPAAAQGIRGHTEHNCGRMGPVWPRRTEE from the exons CTCTCTCTGCCCATGGACATCCGTCTGCCCCAGGAATTCCTCCAGAAGCTGCAGCTGGAGAGCCCAGACCTGCCCAAACCACTCACCCGAATGTCCCGCCGTGCCTCCCTG TCAGATATCGGCTTTGGGAAACTGGAAACATACGTGAAACTGGACAAACTGGGGGAG GGAACCTATGCCACAGTCTTCAAAGGGCGCAGCAAACTGACAGAGAACCTCGTGGCCCTGAAGGAGATCCGGCTGGAACATGAAGAAGGCGCGCCCTGCACTGCCATCCGAGAGG TGTCTTTACTGAGGAACCTGAAACATGCCAATATTGTGACCCTGCATGACCTCATCCACACGGAGCGCTCCCTCACTCTGGTGTTTGAGTACCTG GACAGTGACCTGAAGCAGTATCTGGACCACTGTGGAAACCTCATGAGCATGCACAACGTCAAG ATTTTCATGTTCCAGCTGCTCCGGGGCCTCGCCTACTGCCACCGCCGCAAGATCCTGCACCGGGACCTGAAACCCCAGAATCTGCTCATCAACGAGAGAGGGGAGCTGAAGCTGGCCGACTTCG GACTGGCCCGGGCCAAGTCAGTGCCCACGAAGACCTACTCTAATGAGGTGGTGACCCTGTGGTACAGGCCCCCCGACGTGCTGCTGGGGTCCACGGAGTACTCCACCCCCATCGATATGTG GGGCGTGGGCTGCATCCATTACGAGATGGCCACAGGGAGGCCCCTCTTCCCCGGCTCCACGGTCAAGGAGGAGCTGCACCTCATCTTCCGACTCCTCG GGACCCCCACGGAAGAGACGTGGCCTGGTGTGATGGCCCTGTCCGAGTTCCGAGCGTACAACTTCCCCCGATACCTGCCTCAGCCTCTCATCAGTCATGCTCCCAG GTTGGACAGTGATGGCACCAACCTCCTGACCGGCCTCCTCCTG TACGAATCCAAGAATCGCGTGTCAGCAGAGGCGGCCCTGAGGCACCCCTACTTCCGGTCTCTGGGGGAGCGTGTGCACCAGCTCGAAGACA GAGATCCAGCTCCAGAAGGACCCAGGCTACCGGGGCCTGGCCTTTCAGCAGCCAG GGCGAGGGAAGAGCCGGCGGCAGAGCATCTTCTGAGCTATGCCCACCCTGCTGCGGCCCAAGGGATAAGAGGTCACACTGAGCACAATTGCGGCAGGATGGGGCCCGTGTGGCCTCGGAGGACTGAGGAGTGA